The following proteins come from a genomic window of Diorhabda carinulata isolate Delta chromosome X, icDioCari1.1, whole genome shotgun sequence:
- the LOC130901034 gene encoding tetratricopeptide repeat protein 28 isoform X4 produces MSHRDFTEVEPEGTTELPAASRTLFLEKVRQSNAACQSGDFATAVALYTDALQLDPTNHILYSNRSAAKLKQGLFAQALQDAITARDLCPTWPKAYFRQGVALQCLGRHGDALAAFSQGLAQDPTSQQLLAGLVEASIKSPLRHNLAPTLEQLEVMKLDQSPFVLISVVGQELLAAGLYHSAVTVLESALRIGSCSLKLRGSVFSALSSAHWALNQLDQAIGYMQQDLAIAKSLGDTAGECRAHGNLGSAYFSQGSFKEALTAHRYQLVLAMKCKDTQAAAAALTSLGHVYTAIGDYPNALASHKQCVQLVKQMGDKLQEAREIGNVGAVYLAMGDFDSAVDCHTQHLRIARRLGNQVEEARAYSNLGSSHHYKRNFSQAIVYHEKVLHLAQAIGDKSVESRAYAGLGHASRCAGDFVQAKQWHERQLDVALATRDKVGEGRACSNLGIVYQLLGEYDAALKLHQAHLAIARNLQDRAGMGRAYGNIGNAYSAAGFYESAIKYHKQELTISKEVHDRSSEASTHGNLAVAYQALGAHDMALLHYRAHLGIARDLKDAVGEACALLNLANCLSSRSEFTEAIPYYEQYLMISQELSDVEGEAKACHFLGYAHYCIGHYKEAVRYYDQDLALAKDLQDKMNMGRAYCNLGLAHLALGQLDTSLECQKYFLAIAHMTNNLAGKFRALGNIGDVLIKLEEPEEAIKMYHRQLALARSNRDRSMEAAACGALGTSHRLIKKFDKALGYHTQELTLRQEMSELSGECRAHGHLGAVHMALGNYTHAVKCYQEQLERAQELQDCAVEAQAYGNLGIARLNMGHYEDAIGYFEQQLATLERLNTPTALLDKGRAFGSLGDCYDALGDPEESVKCHEQYLAISLKLKSSRDQERAYRGLGQSQRSLGNLQQALVCLEKRLVVSHELGNLDAKAAAYGELGQLHATLGNLEQAVSCLEQQRNIALELGDKVMESDAICGLGLVCFQMGEYSSALRYHMNELELTEQLELPNLQSRACGNLGAVYEALGNFEEAIRYQQQHLSIASSTNDQLAKTVAFSSLGRVHQLLGNSTQAVNFLTQGLTIAESLGRRDEEAKIRNRLGLALWRNGDLEGSKKQLEITTHLLEDIRRDTKSTQDYKLSLFELQSTSYQVLQRVLVCLNRHEEALLMAERGRNRAFVDLLLERQGLTDSKSKTRNNRLEEFRMNNLDLIKDIVNRQRATVLYYSIAAGFLYAWLILPTKGVVKFHYVPLTETSDNSVCENVDPVPSGTGLLEKLVNSVRDSLGIEISPCPTISEDHAEETLSERTGFLRMVNRQHLMNSSNYSLSSLFSLGSVGGSVASLQGSTRSSASTQGSTRLGVRQNWKGPSCLHTLYTMLLQPFEEYLTTKSTPKDGTNRRELILVLEGDLYLVPFPLLRSANENSEYLCERFSIFVVPNLATLRSSRLRKQDESVRSVVIGNPNLPLTVTDHWGWKDIPQSEQEATMVAELLQTQALVGSSATKEQVLNQIQEAECIHFATHVSWKLSSLVLSPGEVMEQSQTKRLYVSEANIDEAEHNELSVSVELPPISEFLLSAADILSLKLSARLVVISSSHTREPQGWATSDGLVALVRSLLAAGAQSVLVSLWPVPDTATKILLRAFYSALLQGTRAARALVEAMQTVQHTKHFAHPANWAGFVLIGSNVRLSSKVALMGQALCELLKYPDKCRDALRVTLHLVEKSLQRIHRGQKNAMYTTQKSIENKVGSVGGWKELLMSVGFRFEPASNGIPSSVFFPQSDLDERLTQCSASLQALLGLSGTSIQALSKLTSNPEVADDIIGVIQSALAQYSSKGVENDSVDVALHVRLWRVPGCHELFASLGFDLIDVGQDKVTLRTGKQANRRNIQFTMQALLALFDTQEAPKSLTIDSSSSLESLASIDDDFSHSDNELNICTSSTPSTKSMPRLPLGLSRTVLPSKRLGGGAFTSYVRRRGEPDGRTANPTDGKSTLDNKSRKNLTLPRPTGEDSDIAFTPSPPVVLQSDNQNMALTLAHQSRIRHLYSHSDGKSDTRPDSSSSTSSATDWDSGHATILRRQAQNQVPPLPPPRIQPLSELPLYNNLPVGMLENSSDSELEKMEAKFFSATLKNKISYKKVRNPLSAFDRLSVRTEVTPSKNIHPVQNQNRKPITLPSEETLPANERLLYFSPTDEDSDNNAVALVSSIDKEESEQDLNIADGKSGSSSLTIHDTILATQLRHINRELTPTISEVYHERNIGLGLAPPLSKLLLNQSSQVSNLKIDHTALENINIDDEEDTNDEMKPVICQKCKSDKCSCKISKPNKPWLSENASALQQIQSSDLTTADILEREVKNKKSLMRSERKAKEELDSKRISPFSEMSRRDEGDGRSVADSNSSSYKNQFMTYQGTYKKTTKPSSKSRTISLHRRNLPS; encoded by the exons ACAAGGCGTCGCTTTGCAGTGTCTGGGTAGACACGGAGACGCCTTGGCAGCTTTTAGTCAAGGATTGGCTCAAGATCCGACATCGCAACAACTCCTAGCTGGTTTGGTCGAGGCATCTATAAAATCTCCATTAAGGCATAATCTAGCACCTACTTTGGAACAATTGGAGGTTATGAAATTGGACCAGAGTCCTTTTGTACTTATTTCCGTTGTTGGACAA gaACTTTTGGCTGCTGGTTTATATCATTCTGCAGTAACTGTGTTGGAATCGGCTTTAAGAATAGGTTCTTGTTCTTTAAAATTGCGCGGTTCAGTTTTTAGTGCACTAAGTTCTGCACATTGGGCTTTGAATCAATTAGATCAAGCAATTGG GTACATGCAGCAAGATCTGGCTATAGCTAAAAGTTTAGGCGATACTGCCGGAGAATGCAGGGCTCACGGCAATTTAGGTTCGGCTTATTTCAGCCAAGGGTCTTTCAAAGAAGCTCTAACCGCTCACAGATACCAACTAGTGTTAGCTATGAAATGCAAA GATACACAAGCTGCAGCTGCGGCTTTAACGTCTTTAGGTCACGTTTATACCGCCATAGGAGATTATCCGAACGCCCTAGCATCCCATAAACAATGCGTTCAATTGGTAAAGCAAATGGGCGATAAGTTACAAGAAGCCAGAGAAATTGGTAATGTTGGTGCAGTTTATTTAGCAATGGGAGATTTTGATTCAGCAGTGGATTGTCATACACAACATTTAAGGATTGCTAGAAGACTTGGAAACCAA gtagAAGAAGCTCGAGCATATAGTAATTTAGGCTCTAGTCATCAttacaaaagaaatttttcacaaGCTATTGTTTATCATGAGAAAGTGTTGCATTTAGCACAAGCTATTGGAGACAA atctGTAGAATCTCGAGCTTATGCCGGTCTTGGACACGCCTCGAGATGTGCTGGGGACTTCGTACAAGCTAAACAATGGCACGAAAGACAACTAGACGTCGCTCTGGCAACTAGAGACAAAGTTGGAGAAGGAAGAGCCTGTTCAAACTTGGGAATCGTGTATCAATTATTAG GTGAATATGATGCAGCTCTGAAATTGCATCAAGCACATTTGGCTATAGCAAGGAATCTCCAAGATCGAGCCGGAATGGGTAGAGCTTACGGAAACATTGGAAATGCTTATTCGGCAGCCGGTTTTTACGAATCTGCTATCAAGTATCACAAACAAGAGCTTACTATAAGCAAGGAAGTGCACGATAGAAGTTCTGAGGCTAGTACTCATGGTAATCTGGCAGTTGCTTATCAAGCTTTAGGAGCTCACGATATGGCTTTGTTGCATTATAGAGCTCACTTAG gaaTTGCGAGAGATCTTAAAGATGCCGTTGGGGAAGCTTGCGCTTTATTAAATCTAGCGAATTGTCTGAGTTCCAGATCTGAATTCACTGAAGCCATACCGTATTATGAACAATATTTAATGATATCACAGGAACTTTCTGATGTCGAAGGAGAAGCCAAAGCTTGTCATTTTTTAG GATACGCTCATTATTGTATAGGACATTATAAAGAAGCTGTTCGATATTATGATCAAGATTTAGCTTTAGCCAAAGATTTACAAGACAAGATGAATATGGGCAGGGCTTATTGTAATTTAGGATTGGCACATTTGGCTCTAGGACAATTAGATACTTCTTTGGAATGCCAAAAGTATTTTTTAGCAATAGCACATATGACCAATAATTTAGCAG gTAAATTCAGGGCACTGGGTAACATAGGTGACGTACTAATCAAATTAGAAGAACCCGAAGAAGCTATTAAGATGTATCATAGACAGTTAGCTTTAGCTAGAAGTAATCGTGATAGAAGTATGGAAGCAGCAGCTTGTGGAGCCCTAGGTACATCCCATagactgataaaaaaattcgacaaagcATTAGGATACCATACCCAAGAACTAACCCTTAGACAAGAAATGTCCGAATTATCCGGTGAATGTCGAGCCCACGGGCATTTGGGTGCGGTCCACATGGCTCTGGGTAACTACACGCACGCCGTCAAATGCTATCAAGAACAATTAGAAAGAGCTCAGGAGCTACAAGATTGCGCCGTCGAAGCACAAGCTTATGGAAATTTAGGCATAGCCAG GTTGAATATGGGACATTACGAAGACGCCATTGGTTATTTCGAACAACAACTTGCCACTTTGGAACGATTGAATACTCCAACGGCGCTATTAGATAAAGGGAGAGCTTTCGGTAGTTTGGGGGATTGCTACGACGCTTTGGGAGATCCCGAAGAATCCGTTAAGTGCCATGAACAATATCTCGCCATATCGCTTAAATTGAAGAGCTCTAGAGATCAAGAGAGAGCTTATAGAGGATTAG gACAATCGCAGAGGTCTTTGGGGAATCTCCAACAAGCTCTAGTTTGTTTGGAGAAGAGATTAGTGGTTTCGCACGAATTGGGTAATTTGGACGCTAAAGCTGCCGCTTATGGAGAATTGGGTCAATTACACGCTACTTTAGGGAATTTGGAACAAGCGGTATCATGTCTCGAACAACAAAGAAATATCGCTTTGGAATTGG gtGATAAAGTAATGGAATCCGATGCCATTTGCGGATTGGGTTTAGTTTGTTTCCAAATGGGGGAGTATTCTTCAGCTTTGAGGTACCACATGAACGAATTAGAACTAACGGAACAATTAGAATTGCCCAATTTACAAAGTAGAGCTTGTGGAAATTTAG gTGCCGTATACGAAGCTTTGGGTAATTTCGAAGAAGCTATCAGATACCAGCAACAACATTTATCGATAGCCTCATCCACCAACGACCAATTAGCAAAAACAGTAGCTTTCAGTTCACTAGGAAGGGTACATCAACTTTTAGGTAACAGTACACAAGCTGTTAACTTTTTAACACAAGGTTTAACCATCGCCGAATCTTTAGGACGAAGAGATGAAGAG gcTAAAATAAGGAATAGATTGGGTCTAGCGCTATGGAGGAACGGTGATTTGGAAGGATCTAAAAAACAACTCGAAATAACCACTCATCTATTAGAAGATATCCGCAGAGACACGAAAAGTACACAAGATTACAAATTATCTTTATTCGAACTACAATCGACAAGCTATCAAGTTTTACAAAGGGTTTTAGTGT gTTTAAATAGGCACGAAGAAGCTTTGTTGATGGCGGAACGTGGTAGGAATAGAGCTTTCGTCGATCTGTTATTGGAACGTCAAGGTTTGACcgattcaaaatcaaaaactaGGAATAACAGATTAGAAGAATTCAGGATGAACAATTTAGATCTAATCAAGGATATAGTGAACAGGCAAAGGGCCACTGTTTTATATTACAGTATAGCAGCGGGATTTTTATACGCTTGGCTTATTTTACCTACTAAAG gAGTCGTTAAATTCCATTACGTTCCATTAACCGAAACGTCTGATAATTCGGTTTGTGAAAACGTAGATCCTGTACCATCCGGTACCGGTCTATtggaaaaattagtaaattcCGTTCGAGATAGTCTCGGTATTGAAATATCACCTTGTCCTACTATATCGGAAGACCACGCCGAAGAGACCCTATCAGAACGTACGGGTTTTCTCAGAATGGTGAATCGACAACACCTCATGAACTCCAGTAATTATTCGTTGAGTTCGTTGTTTTCTTTAGGTAGCGTAGGAGGATCTGTAGCATCCCTTCAAG GAAGTACCAGATCGAGCGCAAGCACTCAAGGCTCCACTAGATTAGGCGTAAGACAAAATTGGAAAGGTCCCAGTTGTTTACACACCCTGTACACGATGCTACTTCAACCTTTCGAAGAATACCTAACGACCAAATCGACGCCGAAGGACGGTACCAACCGCAGGGAACTGATCTTGGTACTGGAAGGCGATCTATATTTAGTACCGTTCCCATTACTCCGATCCGCCAACGAAAATTCCGAATATTTGTGCGAACGTTTCTCCATATTCGTCGTACCGAATTTAGCCACTCTACGTTCTAGTAGATTGAGGAAACAAGACGAATCTGTTAGGAGCGTGGTGATAGGAAATCCGAATCTACCCCTTACAGTTACAGACCATTGGGGTTGGAAAGATATACCGCAATCTGAACAAGAAGCGACGATGGTGGCGGAATTATTACAGACTCAAGCTCTGGTCGGATCTTCAGCTACAAAAGAACAAGTTTTAAATCAGATACAAGAAGCGGAATGTATTCATTTCGCCACGCACGTCTCGTGGAAATTGTCTTCTTTGGTGTTGAGTCCTGGAGAG GTTATGGAACAGAGTCAAACGAAGAGGTTGTACGTTTCGGAGGCTAATATCGATGAGGCGGAACATAACGAATTATCGGTGTCGGTGGAGCTACCACCTATTTCGGAATTTTTACTTAGCGCCGCTGATATCTTGTCTCTGAAACTCTCCGCTAGGCTAGTAGTT ATAAGCTCTTCCCATACAAGAGAACCACAAGGTTGGGCGACGTCAGACGGATTAGTGGCGTTAGTTAGATCACTGTTAGCCGCAGGAGCCCAATCGGTTCTTGTATCCTTATGGCCAGTACCTGATACAGctaccaaaatattattaagagCCTTTTATTCCGCCCTGCTTCAAGGTACCAGAGCAGCGAG gGCCTTGGTCGAAGCGATGCAGACCGTTCAACACACCAAACACTTCGCTCATCCGGCTAATTGGGCTGGATTCGTTTTGATAGGTTCCAACGTGAGATTGTCGAGTAAAGTGGCCTTGATGGGACAAGCACTTTGCGAATTATTGAAGTACCCGGACAAATGCAGAGACGCCTTGAGAGTTACTCTACATTTAGTCGAAAAAAGCCTACAGAGGATCCATAGGGGACAAAAAAATGCGATGTATACCACCCAGAAATCGATAGAAAATAAA GTTGGTTCTGTTGGGGGTTGGAAAGAATTGTTGATGTCGGTCGGATTTAGATTCGAACCTGCATCTAACGGTATACCCAGCAGTGTATTTTTTCCTCAATCGGATTTGGATGAGAGATTAACTCAATGCTCGGCGAGTCTACAAGCTCTTTTAg GTCTATCCGGTACATCTATTCAAGCTCTGTCTAAGTTAACCTCAAATCCTGAAGTTGCCGATGACATTATCGGAGTTATTCAATCAGCTTTAGCTCAATATTCGTCGAAAGGAGTGGAAAACGATAGTGTAGATGTAGCACTTCACGTCAG ATTATGGAGAGTCCCTGGTTGTCATGAGTTATTTGCATCATTAGGATTCGATTTGATAGATGTCGGCCAAGATAAAGTAACATTAAGAACCGGCAAACAAGCCAATAGGAGAAATATCCAATTTACAATGCAAGCATTATTAGCTTTATTCG aTACTCAAGAAGCACCCAAAAGTTTAACAATCGATTCATCGAGCAGTCTCGAATCATTGGCTTCTATCGATgatgatttttctcattccgaTAACGAATTAAACATTTGCACCTCCTCGACGCCGTCTACTAAGTCGATGCCTCGTTTACCTTTAGGACTTTCTCGAACGGTCTTACCAAG TAAAAGATTAGGTGGTGGCGCGTTTACGTCTTACGTTAGAAGAAGAGGAGAACCGGACGGACGAACGGCAAATCCTACCGATGGAAAATCGACTTTGGATAATAAATCGAGGAAAAATTTAACACTACCACGACCGACTGGTGAAGATTCGGATATTGCTTTTACCCCAAGCCCTCCGGTGGTCCTCCAG tcCGATAATCAAAATATGGCACTAACTCTAGCTCATCAATCTAGAATAAGACACCTCTACTCACACAGCGACGGTAAAAGTGACACAAGACCGGATAGTTCGAGTTCTACGAGTTCCGCAACGGATTGGGACAGCGGACATGCCACCATTTTAAGAAGACAGGCACAAAATCAG GTACCACCCCTACCGCCACCTCGAATACAACCACTATCCGAGTTACCGTTGTACAATAACCTTCCGGTTGGTATGTTGGAGAATAGTTCAGATAGCGAACTGGAAAAAATGGAAGCTAAATTCTTTTCCGCAACGCTCAAgaataaaatatcttataaGAAAGTTCGAAATCCTTTGAGCGCTTTCGATAGATTGAGCGTTCGTACGGAAGTGACGCCTTCGAAAAATATCCATCCGGTTCAGAATCAAAACAGGAAGCCGATTACTTTACCAAGCGAAGAAACTTTGCCTGCCAACGAAAGATTGTTGTATTTTTCACCAACTGATGAAGATAGTGATAATAATGCTGTTGCATTAGTTTCTTCCATCGATAAAGAAGAATCGGAACAAGATTTGAATATAGCCGATGGAAAATCCGGAAGTTCTTCATTGA CTATACACGATACGATTCTTGCAACCCAATTAAGACATATCAATAGAGAATTGACACCAACAATATCCGAAGTATATCACGAAAGAAATATCGGTCTAGGTTTGGCACCACCCTTATCGAAGTTGTTATTGAATCAATCTTCACAAGTATCTAATTTGAAGATTGACCATACCGCTTTAGAAAATATCAACATAG ATGACGAGGAAGACACTAACGATGAAATGAAACCAGTAATTTGTCAAAAATGCAAATCGGACAAATGCAGTTGCAAAATATCGAAACCTAACAAACCTTGGTTGTCTGAAAATGCTAGCGCACTTCAACAAATCCAAAGTTCTGATCTAACTACGGCAGATATACTTGAAAGGGAagtcaaaaataagaaaagtttgATGAG ATCCGAACGTAAGGCGAAAGAAGAATTGGATTCGAAACGTATTTCTCCATTTTCCGAAATGTCTCGTCGAGACGAAGGCGACGGTCGGAGTGTAGCAGATTCGAATTCCTCGAGTTACAAAAATCAGTTCATGACGTACCAGGGTACGTACAAGAAAACAACGAAACCTTCGTCTAAATCAAGGACGATTTCATTACATAGAAGGAATCTTCCAAGTTGA